From the genome of Carnobacterium viridans:
AACGATGACCTACGCAAGTTCAACTAAACCAGAAGATGTTTGGGCAGCAAGAATGAATGATAATTTTAAGACCAATTATGCTTTAGAAATGTATTGTTTTGGAGCCTATCCTGGTTATTATGAAAAATACTTACGAGATCTTGAAATTTATCCTAAGACGTTACCTGAAGATCCAGAAATTTTAAAAGGTGCTAAACCAGACTTTATTGCTGTAAATTATTACCGCACATTAGTGGCAAGTTATCTACCAGCTGATAAAATGCATCCAGTTGGAACAAAAGAGAAAGATATTGATTTTGACTTATATGGATATTTCAAAATTGAACCTAATCAGCACTTGAAAGCATCGCAATATGGAGCTCAGATTGATCCAATGGGTCTACGTTTGGTTCTAAATGATTACTACCGTCAATACCGATTGCCCTTGATTATTACCGAAAATGGATTGGGAACACCAGACGTCTTAACAGAAGATCAACAGGTTCATGATGACTATCGTATTGATTATATTCGTGATCATATTGCTGCTTGTCACGATGCGATTAACGATGGTGTTGAATTATTCGGTTACTGTCCGTGGTCAGCAATCGATTTGCTAAGTTCACATCAAGGGTTTAAAAAACGGTATGGTTTTATTTACGTTAATCGTGAAGACCATGACCTAAAGGATTTAAGTCGAATCAAAAAAGACAGTTTCTATTGGTATCAAGAAGTGATTCGAAATAATGGCTTATTAGCAGAAGAGAAGTAAAGTAAGTTATTAAGATTTTGAAGATTCTACAAGGTTGAACCACAAAAAAATTCTACTGCTCTTAAGCGGTAGAATTTTTTTGAGTTTATTTTATGCAAAGGAACATAGATAGGAGGGATTTGTTGCTTTGCAACAATAGAGCATATAGTAAATTAGAGTTAAATAGGATAGAATAATTTTATTAAGGAGTTGTTGACAGTGTTGCAAATAGTGAATAAATTAAAAGACCAACATAACTTTACAAACACCGAAATAAGAATTGCCGATTATATTATTCAAAACATCACTAAGATTCCAACT
Proteins encoded in this window:
- a CDS encoding glycoside hydrolase family 1 protein, with translation MKKFNDDFLWGASSSAFQIEGAWDENGKGMSVADYNSFQRSALQADTKVASDFYHHFEEDIKLMKELGLNVYRFSISWSRIIPDGDGEVNQAGVDFYNRVIDCLVEHDIQPFITLYHFDLPFALVEKYNGWEGRECVNAFQRYAQVCYQAFGDRVKDWQVTNEQNLMIRVNERMNMYQVEPKDAEKVRAQMDYHMFVAHALATIDCHKMVAGGKIGPSVSSTMTYASSTKPEDVWAARMNDNFKTNYALEMYCFGAYPGYYEKYLRDLEIYPKTLPEDPEILKGAKPDFIAVNYYRTLVASYLPADKMHPVGTKEKDIDFDLYGYFKIEPNQHLKASQYGAQIDPMGLRLVLNDYYRQYRLPLIITENGLGTPDVLTEDQQVHDDYRIDYIRDHIAACHDAINDGVELFGYCPWSAIDLLSSHQGFKKRYGFIYVNREDHDLKDLSRIKKDSFYWYQEVIRNNGLLAEEK